AAGAAAACATCCAAGCATAGGAATGTTAAATAACACATGCATGGGTAGATTCATTTACCTTATATATTCTGTTGTTGGAAACAGTTTTTCTTGCTCAGATTTATGTGCAAAATATGAACTGgtaatcaaaagaaaaatatagaTGCTAGGGGATGATCTTTATAGACTAAAGTCATAGATTTAGATgattatcatttttatcaaGGTAAATCACAATGGAGTCTTCACAAAATTGTATAATGTACTGAAATGTCTGGCCAGTCTGGTAGTGTTAATAGACAAGTTAACTACAGGATGATGGAACATCTACTGAAGGATCATGGAGCTTCACTTTTTAAAGAGAGGACATCTTTCCATCAAGGTTCTTGAACTGATTACTTGAACATTTTAATACTGATACGTATATTTTGCACATTTCAGATCCAAGATGTTCAGTAAAGTCCAGAGACAGGTGTGTCAGAAGCTGACCGGTCTACAGCAGCATGCCAGGAGTGTGGCCAACATCACCGCCAAGTCCCAGGCCGTGTTTGATAGGGAGTCCAAGTACGGCGCCCACAACTACCACCCTCTACCTGTGGCTATCTGCAAGGGAGAAGGTAGCATATTCCCCCCTTGAGTCCCCCCTCCCAACACACACATATTGACAAATCTATGCCATAtttaaaacacttaaaaaaagtGTTAAAGCTGCTCACGCAGATCATCACAATCTGTTTGTTGAAGTGAAGTCTTCTGCAGTATTTTGCATTATTGATATGATTACTTTAGTTAAAGTGTTACATTTTGATGTATCAgcaattttctctttttaaactTTCCAACAGCCTTcagttttcaatgaaatttttctgTGACATTGCAGGCGTGTTTATGTGGGATGTGGATGGCAACCGCTACTACGATTTCCTCAGTGCTTACAGTGCAGTGAACCAGGGTCATTCCCACCCCAAGATCATCAAAGCCCTGACTGATCAGGCCTCTACGCTGGCCTTGACCTCCAGAGCCTTCTACAACAATGTTCTGGGAGAGTACGAGGAATATGTCACTAAACTTTTTGGATTTGATAAGGTCCTCCCCATGAACACAGGTAAACTTCCAGCATGTAATGATTGAGGGTCACATTTCAAAGATAAAGAGATTcacttcaaaaatatttcccAGTTCAGTGGGGTAGTAGCTCAATAggttataaaaatgaaaaataaaaatttgaagacAAAATTGCAAAAAGTGAGACATGTACATATACCTGGTACCTGTAAAATATGTAGAACTTTACCTCTTTATACATTTACAGTTCTGTGTGCCAAATATTTGATAAGCACAAATGTGTGTTCTTTGTACCACAATAAATACTGCTGAAGTCAGCAGAAAATGACTTACAACCTAAGATCTATATTCATGTTAATTATATGATTTGATTAACTAATATATTACAGTCTTTATTTGTCCCTCTGTAAACATGCATGCACCAGGTATTTAAGGTGGGCTTGTTTTGAGTTTGATGATGTTTGTTGTCaaacatatataatatcattatacatgtaataagagcTCAATAATCACAGTGTATTTGGTTTTCAGGTGTGGAGGGTGGAGAAACTGCCAACAAACTTGCCAGAAAATGGGCTTACAATGTCAAAAAAATCCCAAAGAACAAAGCTAAGATTGTGTTCGCAGAGGGAAACTTCTGGGGTAGAACCCTAGCTGCAATCTCTAGCTCCACCGATCCTTCCAGCTACGAAGGCTTTGGCCCTTACATGCCTGGCTACTCTCTTGTTCCATACAATGATCTAGCAGCTTTGGAGGTGAGTGATTTTGAGGTCAATTATACTAAGAAGAAAACTGTGTCAGAAAAAATCTGATTGTGAAAAAAGGAAGTACTCAAAAACTATTATTGACAAGAAAAATCAGGTATTAACATAAACAACTGtatatggaaaaaaattgttatggTGCAGGACTAAAATAAACAGTAATTCAGCAGTGATCATTTTACTATGTATTAACTGGAGTTCTCTTTCTTTGTGCCTGTAGAAAGAGTTGCAGGACCCTAACTGCGCCGCATTCATGGTTGAGCCTATTCAGGGAGAGGCAGGTGTTGTGGTCCCCCAGGACGGTTACCTACGCAAAGTACGGGAACTGTGTACCAAGTACAATGTACTGTGGATAGCTGATGAGGTCCAGACTGGACTGTGTAGAACTGGAAGGCAAGTCCTAGCCTTGTTTTGAGGACAAATGCAGAATTTGTTCATgcaaactaaaatattttaccagtaaaaaatcaagAGGgctagtaattttttttttctgataatgAATCATAATCTCTCTCAATTATTATAGTCCAACATCATTTAAGATACAGAAAAAGacagttttattgtttttaacattGTCTGACTTGAAAACCTCAAAGAAATGCCATTGTCCAATAACTAACAAACCAACTGGTACTGAGTAAAGATTTATTCATGCCTACTAGTTGTTATCAATAATTCATGTATTAATCTTTCTTTGGTAGAATGTTGGCTGTAGACCACGAGGATGTGAAACCAGACATCCTTATTCTGGGGAAAGCCCTGTCAGGAGGTATCTACCCTGtgagtatttaaaaaaaactttgttataattataaatactgtaaattcctaattaaacgcaaagaattaatatccgcgtaaaatctcactgattttaaaatctcgctttggTTTTTCGGACAGATGTAAACTGTTAGGAAACACAATGAGAAATAGGTGTTtgagattttatattctcacgaATTGATGCAAAACAATAGACTAGCGAAATTAAGTActcgtaaaataaggaatttacagtaactaTAATTGTTGATTAACCATTTTAGTTTGACGCAAAGCAATGACTGATTGGCAGACAATAGAATTGACATATTTATAACTACACATCAAATTCTTTTGTGACATCAACTACTCAAAGACCATTGTTTTGTTCAAATAgaacattttaacaagaccttagAC
This is a stretch of genomic DNA from Crassostrea angulata isolate pt1a10 chromosome 4, ASM2561291v2, whole genome shotgun sequence. It encodes these proteins:
- the LOC128181733 gene encoding ornithine aminotransferase, mitochondrial-like yields the protein MFSKVQRQVCQKLTGLQQHARSVANITAKSQAVFDRESKYGAHNYHPLPVAICKGEGVFMWDVDGNRYYDFLSAYSAVNQGHSHPKIIKALTDQASTLALTSRAFYNNVLGEYEEYVTKLFGFDKVLPMNTGVEGGETANKLARKWAYNVKKIPKNKAKIVFAEGNFWGRTLAAISSSTDPSSYEGFGPYMPGYSLVPYNDLAALEKELQDPNCAAFMVEPIQGEAGVVVPQDGYLRKVRELCTKYNVLWIADEVQTGLCRTGRMLAVDHEDVKPDILILGKALSGGIYPVSAILANDEVMLTIKPGEHGSTYGGNPLGCKVAIAALEVLLEEKLADNAERLGQVLRSELSKLPKDKVKLVRGKGLLNAIVINDKYDAWEVCLKLRDNGLLAKPTHGDIIRFAPPLVISEPQLNECISIIKNTIEKL